A DNA window from Salarias fasciatus chromosome 23 unlocalized genomic scaffold, fSalaFa1.1 super_scaffold_20, whole genome shotgun sequence contains the following coding sequences:
- the LOC115383873 gene encoding E3 ubiquitin-protein ligase Midline-1-like, which translates to MDTLESELTCPICLELFEDPLLLPCAHSLCFGCAHRILVSHCTTNESVQSIGAFQCPTCRYVISLSPERGLEGLKRNVTLQNIIDRVQRASSSAGLPLPLPAPHSGPNSPGEEGSNRLALVPVSAAMSSPGTPPEPVQCQFCEQDPPQDAVKTCVTCEVSYCEECLRATHPNKKPFTGHRLIEPMPDSHLRGLQCLEHEEEKVNMYCVTDDQLICSLCKLVGRHRDHQVAALSDRYEKLRQALDSNLSNLIKRNNELESLMGKLIQTCQHVEVNASRQEGKLMEECDVLIEIIQQRRQLIGSKIKEGKAQRLRKLAQQISNCKQCIERSSALITQADQTLKETDHARFLQTAKSINERVSMATASTQVLIPEIHLTDTFDTFALDFTREKKLLENLDYLTAPTAPCIREELCTASYDTITVHWTSDDEFTVVSYELQYAIFTGQSNIASLCNSLESWMIVPNIKQNHYTVHGLQSGTKYIFVVKAINQAGSRSSEPGTLKTNSQPFKLDPKSAHKKLKVSHDNLTVERDETTSKKGHSQERFASQNSYGVVGNVYIDSGRHYWEALIGGSTWYAVGIAYKSAPKHEWIGKNSASWVLCRCNNSWVVRHNSKELAIEPSPHLRRVGVLLDYDAGYLTFYDAVGSQHLHTFHVSFAQPVCPVFNVWNKCLTILTGLPIPDHLEGVEPN; encoded by the exons ATGGACACTCTGGAGTCAGAGCTGACCTGCCCAATCTGCCTGGAGCTCTTTGAAGACCCGCTGCTGCTCCCCTGCGCCCACAGCCTCTGCTTCGGCTGCGCCCACCGCATCCTGGTCTCGCACTGCACCACCAACGAATCCGTCCAGAGCATCGGCGCCTTCCAGTGCCCCACCTGTAGATATGTCATTTCCCTGAGTCCGGAGCGCGGACTCGAGGGACTGAAGAGAAACGTGACCTTGCAGAACATTATCGACCGCGTCCAGCGGGCCTCGTCTTCGGCCgggctgccgctgccgctgcccgCCCCTCACAGCGGGCCCAACTCCCCCGGGGAAGAAGGGAGCAACCGCCTGGCGCTGGTCCCCGTCAGCGCCGCCATGTCCAGCCCGGGCACGCCCCCGGAGCCGGTGCAGTGCCAGTTCTGCGAGCAGGACCCGCCGCAGGACGCCGTGAAGACCTGCGTGACGTGCGAGGTGTCGTACTGCGAGGAGTGCCTCCGGGCCACGCACCCCAACAAGAAGCCGTTCACGGGCCACCGGCTCATCGAGCCCATGCCCGACTCCCACCTCCGGGGTCTCCAGTGCCTGGAGcacgaggaggagaaggtgaacATGTACTGTGTGACGGACGACCAGCTCATCTGCTCGCTGTGCAAGCTGGTCGGGAGGCACAGggaccaccaggtggcagcaCTGAGCGACCGCTACGAAAAACTCAGG CAAGCCCTGGACTCCAACCTCAGCAATTTGATCAAGAGGAACAATGAGCTGGAGTCTCTTATGGGCAAACTCATCCAGACGTGTCAACATGTAGAG GTGAACGCGTCCCGCCAGGAGGGCAAGCTCATGGAGGAGTGCGATGTCCTGATTGAAATCATCCAGCAGAGGAGGCAGCTCATCGGGAGCAAGATCAAAGAGGGGAAG GCTCAGAGGCTCCGCAAGCTCGCCCAGCAGATCTCCAACTGCAAGCAGTGCATCGAGAGGTCGTCGGCGCTCATCACGCAGGCCGATCAGACGCTGAAGGAAACCGACCATGCTCGCTTCCTGCAGACCGCCAAGAGCATCAACGAGAG GGTTTCCATGGCCACCGCTTCGACCCAGGTGCTGATCCCCGAGATACACCTGACCGACACCTTCGACACCTTCGCGCTGGACTTCACCAgggagaagaagctgctggagaatCTGGATTACCTCACCG CGCCGACCGCTCCGTGCATAAGGGAGGAGCTGTGCACGGCCTCCTACGACACCATCACCGTCCACTGGACGTCCGACGACGAGTTCACGGTGGTCTCCTACGAGCTGCAGTACGCCATCTTCACCGGACAGTCCAACATCGCCA GTCTGTGCAACTCGTTGGAAAGCTGGATGATTGTTCCCAACATCAAGCAGAACCACTACACGGTGCACGGTCTGCAGAGCGGCACCAAGTACATCTTCGTTGTCAAGGCCATTAACCAGGCGGGAAGCAGGAGCAGCGAGCCGGGAACTCTGAAGACCAACA GCCAGCCCTTCAAACTGGACCCCAAGTCGGCTCACAAGAAGCTGAAGGTGTCGCACGACAACCTGACGGTGGAGCGGGACGAGACCACGTCCAAGAAAGGCCACAGCCAGGAGCGGTTCGCCAGCCAGAACAGCTACGGCGTGGTGGGGAACGTCTACATCGACAGCGGGCGCCACTACTGGGAGGCTCTGATTGGAGGGAGCACATG GTACGCCGTGGGCATCGCCTACAAATCCGCCCCGAAGCACGAGTGGATCGGCAAGAACTCGGCCTCCTGGGTGCTGTGCCGCTGCAACAACTCCTGGGTGGTGCGCCACAACAGCAAGGAGCTGGCCATCGAGCCCTCGCCCCACCTGCGGCGCGTGGGCGTGCTGCTGGACTACGACGCCGGCTACCTGACCTTCTACGACGCGGTGGGCTCGCAGCACCTGCACACCTTCCACGTGTCCTTCGCGCAGCCCGTGTGCCCCGTGTTCAACGTGTGGAACAAGTGTCTGACCATCCTCACCGGCCTCCCCATCCCCGACCACCTCGAGGGGGTGGAGCCAAACTAG